The Candidatus Dechloromonas phosphoritropha genome includes a region encoding these proteins:
- the ybeY gene encoding rRNA maturation RNase YbeY — MSPRASKRLDLALQYACKRDDLPLRADFARWARAALTGDAQIAIRLVDEQEGRALNREYRGKDYATNILSFPYETEPLLMGDLVICPTVVAREAAEQAKPPTAHYAHLTVHGMLHLRGWDHENEGDAQAMEAKEKEILGALGYPDPYAA; from the coding sequence ATGAGTCCCAGAGCAAGCAAACGGCTTGACCTTGCGCTGCAATACGCCTGCAAGCGTGACGACTTGCCATTGCGCGCGGATTTTGCGCGCTGGGCGCGGGCGGCGCTGACGGGCGACGCCCAAATCGCTATCCGCCTGGTCGACGAGCAAGAGGGAAGGGCGCTCAACCGCGAATATCGCGGCAAGGACTACGCGACGAACATCCTCTCCTTTCCCTACGAAACCGAGCCCCTACTGATGGGCGACCTGGTCATCTGCCCGACCGTCGTGGCGCGCGAAGCGGCGGAGCAGGCCAAGCCGCCGACGGCGCACTACGCGCACCTGACAGTGCATGGCATGCTGCATCTGCGCGGCTGGGATCACGAGAACGAAGGCGATGCCCAGGCCATGGAAGCCAAAGAAAAGGAGATTCTCGGCGCGCTAGGCTATCCCGACCCCTACGCAGCCTAG